From the genome of Pelobates fuscus isolate aPelFus1 chromosome 11, aPelFus1.pri, whole genome shotgun sequence:
ATGATGTACATAGAAAGCATAGCAGATCTGCTAGTCCAacctttttataatataatatagcttAGCAAAACAACTTCATATCATGCACTGTGAGTCTAGCGTTGCATTCCTTGACATAGCATTTAATATTAATTACATATTAAATGgaatttcaaaaatattttttttagtattggtaaataaataatagaattgTGAAAAAGTTCAGCAAATCTATTTgtctgaaaaaataataattcgtaTACGAACTAATAGATTTGTTTGGGAAATAAATGGAAATTCTAACTCTGAATTACATCAGttcatctgtttaaccccttaaggaccaagcttctggaataaaagggaatcatgacatgtcacacatgtcaggtgtccttaagggtttaaaaggTATTGAGGGGTTTTGATTTCAATTCATTGCCAAATGAATCAATTAGTTTTATGGACGAATCCaacttttgcacaagtctaataaataTGCCGGCAAGATGTATTTccaaataagtaaaaacaaaacagaacaaaacagaTCACGTGTTATATGTGTCtccattgtatgtatgtattaaagTTTTAGCCATCTGGTTATATTTTTCAGCTTTAAGGGCAATGAAATGGAAAATGCTTTAAGAAGAAATATCtcacacattttaaaatgtgatttcaccaaggaaaaCATTACAGATCCAGTCGTTCTACCAAAAGCAGACTGCGTGCTCAGTTTGTACGTTTTCCATGCGGTTTGTGAAGATCTAGACGAATACTGCCGGAACCTGAAAAAAGTGTCATGCTTGCTAAAACTGGGTGGGCATCTGCTGCTAATTGGattagttaatgcaaaatattacACTGTAGGTGGGAGCAAATATCACATATTAACAACTGATAAGAAGTTCATAGAGGAGGCTCTGAGAGATGCAGGATTTGTTATCGAACACATGGAAGTGATAGAAAGCAAAATGCGTAATGATACAACATATGTGGAACATATGTGCTTTATTAAGGCCTCAAAAGAGAGAAATGTACTCATTTAAAATGGGACTTCACCAAATGTTCCATTTTAAAGGGAATGCATCTTTGTAATGGATTCCCTCTTTCCagaatgcattatatagataatacTCTAAAGAAAATGatgtcaataaaataaataaataaataacccttTTAGTATTCCCAGTGCTTGTTATTGACACAGTAGTGGACAGACCCTCTTTCAGCTGGAAGTGACTTACAAATCAGGATCTACTTCTTTATTTCTATAGGATCTGCTCTTATCTCTATCTGGGAATGAACACAAGCTCAGTACAATATGTTGTACATTATGGacaacactgacacagacagcccaTAACTAAATGTACCAAATGGCTGAGTGACAGGTCTGTAGGACTGGCTTAcagttacagtgatttttttttttttacaaatcattaATGTTAAGGCTGACCCGTTAAAATCATTATAGCTAAATATGGCATGGAAaacaaaccataaaaaaaaaaaaaattctgtcaaATTTTGTCCAATTACTTTTTTGTACTATTTCTAATGTGTAGTCATGTGACACAAGGGCATAcagaaagacagaacactgatGGATTGAATGTTGCCTTCCTTCGTT
Proteins encoded in this window:
- the LOC134576990 gene encoding nicotinamide N-methyltransferase-like — its product is MDPSSHKRYHVHEWEPTDMLNAYQSKTAEEYITDETVRFPIEQLYKVAGQGQITGDYLIDISAGPVAYYLLPIFEFFRDITILEFSDLCVKELEKWRNSDSESYDSTHALSIMAELQGTSFKGNEMENALRRNISHILKCDFTKENITDPVVLPKADCVLSLYVFHAVCEDLDEYCRNLKKVSCLLKLGGHLLLIGLVNAKYYTVGGSKYHILTTDKKFIEEALRDAGFVIEHMEVIESKMRNDTTYVEHMCFIKASKERNVLI